From Drosophila santomea strain STO CAGO 1482 chromosome 2R, Prin_Dsan_1.1, whole genome shotgun sequence:
ACATTTCCAAGCGGCTTAGCTCATGGGGCAGGCTTAGAATTTCAGCCGAATGGCGGTGCGTCTGCAGCAGACTTAATGGAGCTCCTCCTCCCAGCAAAGCATTTAGTGAGTGGCGTTTTTCCTTGGCTCCCTTGTCACGGAAACGAACAGACGCCGATCCGGAAGCTTCTATATGTTGAGGGGTATTCGGCAGTGAGGACTGGTGGTTCGGACTGCAGTTATTTGAACTGGATGTGGAGCTAGAAGTACTGCTGGCAGGCGTGGAGTTTGAGGATCCTGAACTGGATTCCGTGACCACGGTGGGATCAATTACTGGAACCGGAGGAAGCGCCCGTTGCCCCTGTTGCTTCGGTGGATGGCACAATGGATGGGTGTGTAGCTTGCTGTCCAGCAGCTTTTTGGCAGCTGCATTCAGCTCAACGAATGCTATTGGAAAGATTCCGATGGTCTGGCCAATGCGTCCTTCTGCCCAATTATGATCAACTCGGCGCATTACATGTATTACTGTGCTTTTCTTAAATTCCAGGCATCCCTCCTCGTCGTTGGGCCCCATCTTAAAGTCATACATGGCGATGCATTGCGGCATGGGCAGCGGAACCGATACCTTTACGTAGTTGATGGGGAACGTGCCCTCCTGACCATTTGCCTGACCCACAAACCAGTTGTTGTCGATGCGATGCTTGATTAATATCAGATCCCCTTTCTTGAACTTTAGATCGTTGGCTTCACCGGAGGCGAAGTCGAAGAGGGCATAGGCGTGGGGAAGTAGAAATCGACGTTGCTTGTGGCGAGTCGGCTGCTGAGATTGCTGATGTGACTGCAGCTGGAGTAGTTGGTTGCCAGGCGGTGCCAATGATTCCAATGGCGGCTGAGTTTTGGGCCTCTCAGGCTGCGTTTCAGTCTCCTCTCCCTTTTCTCCTCCTTTGCCAGCTGCTGCATTTTGTTTCATGCCTGAATTAGAGAAAGGGTGTTTAAAGTTAGATAAAGTTCACATTCCATTGCCAAAGCCACTCTGCCGCACTCATAATGTCAAGCATTCTTTGATTTTCAGCGTAGGCTGCAGTGCTGTGCCAGTTGAGGTTGGTGTGGGCGTAGCTGTTACCTTCTAAGATTCGCATCAGCAAGACGTTTGGAGGCAGCTCATCGATTTTGCAAGAGACCAGGACGCGGCACTCCGGGCATCGCAACTTGTGCTGACTGGCCACAATGTCCTGGTATAGGATGATGAAATCATTCAGGTtataagatatacatataaagaAAACCCACTACAATTACCCACCTGTAAGCATTTGCGGCAGAAGGTGTGCTGGCATGGCAGCACCTTCGATGTGGTGTCCAGTCGCTCAAGACACACGGAGCACTCCAACAGGTCGTTCAGCGTGTGCTCGTCCATCTTGCCAGTATGCAAAATCTCAAGGATGGTCACTATTTGAATTTCGTGCAGGGCCACAttccaaaacacacacacatgcagggGCTGGCACACGCATACGCAATCCCAAGTCGCGCTTGGGAAATAAATGTTGCCCAAATGCTAAACTAATCACTACGGTTCTTTTGAAATGCTTTAAATCACATTAACTCTTCGTTAAAATAAGAAACATTCAATCGTTTAAATTTCTAAGTTTGTTAAGTGCAGCCGAAGCTCGTGGGCAAGCGGATACAAATGTACATAGGCGCACACGGATATAAAACCAGCTTGCTAACTTGAACACAGTGGTGGTCAGATGTATATGCTCAATAGGAACGATTGTTCCGCATTTATTCGCCAAGGAGTGGCTAAGGTTGTAAGGCACATTTTTTATGTTCACTTTAATTGGaaataagtttttaaagtACATATGTACCCAAGATATAGTTGCATTCAGTAAATGCAAATAACTTTTAAGTTGTTCCCAACCTGATGTATAATActgttttgattttagtgtGACCATTACTCGTAGTAAAGATTTTAGGAGGCGCATTTCAGTGTTGGGTAGCAAATTCAGACAGTGTTGAGCAACGCACGAtccctttgttttttttttatttcaaccAAACACGTGTGTTTTGGTTTGAGCCTAAGCATacgttttaatttataaacaagGCAGACGGCATTCTTAAGACACCATGCCGAAAGTACGCAGCACCCCAGGTAAGCCCCGGACGCAGGGGTTCAACCACTCCAACCACTCGATGAATCCTGAGCGCCCCAAAAGCGGCCTCAAGGGAGTCGCCCACCCCCGCACGAAGGGCACCATCAAGCGGCTCCAGATGTACCGAAACTTCAAGGCCAAACGCGATCGCACTGGAAAGATCCTCACGCCCGCCCCATTCCAGGTGAGTCTAAATGTCGGGTTGCAATATCTATGATATTTATTATCTTTGGACTCAGAGAATTACCCATAGACTTCAGTAATAGCCCTAACCATTTATTGCTActtcaataatttaaaataattgtttgttttctaAAAATGGTCATCTACTGCACAAAATAGCAATTCAAATTATCGAAGCCAAATCCACTTAATGGTCTTCAGTAAGTGAATGCATTAACggattaaaacattttataaatagttttgttaagctttattgttatttattctTGTTGTAgagtttaatttttaaatctttttgGCACTGTTGATATATATACTGTTTTGTATAAAAGATTAAAAGGAATATAAAGGTAGCTTAACATAATCAGATGTTATAAAACTTATTTAACAGGGCATTGCTTAATATCATTAAGTGAAGATTTTGCGGATGTCGGCGGGGTGAGCCCGCTTCTTGCAGATAGGGCATTCACGCGAATGACGAAGTACTGTTCGGACGCATTTCCTACCAAAAAGGTGGCCGCAGCGCAACGAAACCACGCGATGTTCGCCCTCAGAGTCCCAGGGCGACAAACAAATCACGCAAGAGTTGTCCTCGCACTTATCGTTTAACTGCTGATTAAGGCCGTCTATCTCCTCGTTCATATCGTCGATGCTATCCGCGCTGATGACTTCCTTAATGGCCAGTTCATTAAGCAGGTCCTGACGCTCTTCTTCCAGCTCACGCACTATAGCTTGCATGGTCTGCTCTTCTTCGGAAAACTTCTCCTGAATAGTTGCGTAGTTGCACATCTCGATCTGCAGTTGCTGCAAAATTCCTATGCGCTCGCTGTTGAATTTTTCCAATTGCGCATTtagcagctccagctcctgcacACGTCGCTGCAGACTCGCGTTTTGCTCCGCCATCCGTTGCTTTCTTTCTTCGTCTTTCTGCTGCAGGCTTTCCACCTTCTGCTTCTCTTCCTGCAGTTCAGCAACCAGGTCATTCATTTTGCTAATGTTCTGTTTCATTTGCTGCGACAACGACGAATCAGAACTGTGAGCTCCTCGCTTAGATGATCCCGGATTCATGTTGTTTTTTTGATGACACTTGTGACAATATCTAACACGTGAAGTTCGTAAATTTGGCTGACAGAGGATACAAAGGGCGATGACTATCGCCAATAGATTAGCGATAACAGTTGTTTACAATTATCGATAGTGATTTGTGTAAagtttaaaatgtaaacagaaaacttatacaaaaaattcaataaatacgCAAAAGACTAAGAGAATGCCGAACAAACCATTTAATACTTCATACTAATCCTAAATATGTGTTTAATTTTAGGGGCGCCTGCCTGCTGGAACAATGGCTCGTGTTGAGCCCACGCCCAAGTGGTTCAGCAATTCCCGGGTTATCTCGCAAACAGCTTTGCAAAAATTCCAGGATGAGATTGGCAAGGCTGTCAAGGATCCTTACCAGGTGATCATGAAGCCATCCCAATTGCCGGTGACCTTACTAAACGAGGCAGCGAAATACAAAAGGGTTCATTTGCTGGACACCGAGAGCTTCGACAGTACCTTTGGTCCCAAAAAGCAGCGCAAGAGGGTCAGTCTTAAGGTTCGCGATCTGGAGGATCTAAGCAAGGCGGCCGATGACCAGGCCGATAAGTACGATTCCGCTAAGGATTTAGATCTAATCCGCGAGGACACTGGTGAAAAGAAGGCCGTCCGTGATTGGGTGTTTGGTGCCGGACAGAGCAAACGCATCTGGAACGAGCTCCACAAGGTGGTTGATGCGTCCGATGTACTGCTTCAGGTACTGGATGCCCGCGATCCCATGGGCACGCGTTCGAAGTACATTGAGGAGTTCTTGCGCAAGGAGAAACCCCACAAACATCTATTCTTCATCCTGAACAAGGTTGATCTGGTGCCGGTGTGGGTAACCCAGCGTTGGGTAGCTATTCTTAGTGCCGAGTATCCTACCATTGCCTTTCATGCTTCCCTACAACATCCATTTGGCAAAGGTAAgtttataaactaaaaatatcACTTATTAGTGCTAAAaatccatttattttataGGTGCGCTCATCAACCTTTTCCGTCAGTTGGGCAAACTGCATTTGGACAAAAAACAGATCAGTGTGGGCTTCATTGGATATCCCAACGTGGGTAAATCTTCTGTTATTAATGCGCTACGCTCAAAAAAGGTTTGCAAAGTAGCACCAATTGCGGGGGAGACGAAAGTGTGGCAGTACATAACGCTAATGAAACGCATCTTCTTGATCGATTGTCCAGGCGTAGTGTATCCCACCGCGGAGACTGACACCGAGAAGGTGTTGAAGGGTGTAGTGAGGGTGGAGCTCGTCACAAATCCTGAAGATTACGTAGACTCCCTGCTGAAACGAGTGCGTCCGGAGTACATTTCAAAGAACTACAAAATCGAACACTGGAACACATCCACACACTTCTTAGAACAATTGGCCCAAAAGACCGGCAAGTTGCTAAAAGGTGGTGAGCCGGACGTTACGGTAACTGCCCGTATGGTGCTTAACGATTGGCAGCGTGGTAAACTGCCTTTCTACGTTCCCCCCGAAGGATTTGCCGTCCCCAAGTCGCAGGAGGGTAAGCAGGAGGAAGTAGTTGCAGAGGAACCCAACGAAGATGCTAGATCCGAGGCACCGACATTCGTCAGTGAGTCTGTAAAGAAGGCTCGCGAGTTTAAGCAGATCCAAGATTTTAGAAAAATTCGCGTGGGTCTTGAGTACGAGCAGCAAGATGTGAAAGATCTTGATCACATAGATCTAGAGCTGTTGGAGCAGCAGAAGGCCGAGCGTGCGGCAAGGAAAAAAGCTCGCATTCACAACCTCGgtgaagaggaggaggagtccAGCGATGGCGCAGACGAGTTCTACTCGGAGGATGAGTATAATGAGGACTTGCAACGCGTTGTGCACAAGAAGGCCAAGTCAAAGAAGCCTCAGCAGCTGGCCATCACATCGTCTGGCAAATTCCGCGTGGCCAAAATACAACCAGGAGATTCGGACGATGCTGGCAGCTCTGACGATGACGGTCCCAGCACTTCAAAGGCTCCTCGGTTGACGGCCAAGCAAAAGCGCTCTTTGGAGCGCAGTCAGAAACGCAAGAAAATTGGTAGCAACTTTTATGAGACGACAAACGTTAAGAATCGCaatagaaacaaaaagaaggaCACGTAAATCGTTACGTTTACACTCTAGGCTATATTCTCTTGCAAGGAAAAACTACATATTAAGAATCCAAATAAAAAGTTGATCCTACTCCGTGCACTGCTTCTTTTTGGGAATTTTGCGGCCACACAAGTCGGTTCGGCTACAAATGTCGGGTTCCTCCTCATCGGTGCTGGCCTCCGAGTCACTAGACTCTGTGTAGGAGCCGATGCCCGGAAGTACAGCGATGCATTTTAAGGCTCCCTGGTTGTATTTGTTAGTAGTGAATGTGGTGTTCGTTGTCTTATCAGCAGGGTCCTTGGTTGCCTCATTCGTTGCTGTCTGGACCACCTCATCCTCAGTAATTTTGGCTACCTTGCTGGTGGTGGGCAGTTCTCCGTTTTTCCTCTTGATGCCCTGGCCGAGCAGCGTCTTTTGAGTGCTACGCCCGACCGAAGCTCCCCCGGATTTGGCTGTGGTTTTTAGTTCAGCCTGCAGTTTCTGAAGGTTTGAGAAAAATTGGGGGATtgtaaaatcaattaattatatCCCGTAACCCTACCCACCTTGTCTACACTCTCCTCCTGCAGCTTCTCCACGCGATTGCGGAAATCCTTTAGTTCTAGCTCCTCGTCGCGCATTTGCTGGCGCTCCGCGTGCATTTTATGGGCATCGACCAACTCCAGAAACTGCACCTCATCGTCGTCGAGACCACGGATGAGGTTTTctgtacgtacatatattgCCTATATTAGGACAGGCAGATTGCATTGCCTTTGGCAAAGACTTACTCAGCTTGTGAGCCTCCTCGTACTCCATGTCCTTCTTGTCCTTGTTTTGTTTGAGGCGTTCGTACAGTGAGCGTCCGTCGTAGGGCTCCTCGGGTCGTTCTAGTGGATCCTCTGGCTGACGTACACGCTCCCATTCCTCCTGACGTCTCTGCCTTTGCTCGGCCGCCTCAGCTTCAGTCACAAATCCCGAACTCATGCTGTATTTTCGGATTATTGCTCTTTTTTGACACCACAATTATTGCCAGTGTTGTAAACGTTTAATTACCAGCTGTGCATTGTTATAGAAGTGTTGCTAGGGTCTCAAGgaaatttgaaatattggCGGGAATCTACCTGCTAATGTTTCTTTgtcattttttgttttaaaaactTGCCACATGCCACTAAAACGAACAATCCCTATGAACTCTTTTAATTCGACAGCGCCTTACTCCTCCAACTGGAACTCTGGGGCGTCCACGGCCCTTAATTCTGGCTCGATTTATCTCGGCTATCTGCACAAAAACAGATTTCTGGGCGACAGTCATTTCTCGCCATTTTCTGCCGGCTATTTGGGCCAAAGAAATCGGTTTCAGTTGGTAAATGTCCCGCTTTTGAAGATTAATCCGGAAGTGATCAAGGAAAACAAAGTAGGGATTCGCGGATAGGGACTTGCTTGGTCGCATTGTCCAGGCCAAAGTGGAGCAGCTAATCCGGAACATTctgaaattttgaaaaatctACCACAAccaaatcgaaacaaacttcCTTCACATTAAAATCACTGACTACATGGCTTTATTTCAGGAATATCTCAATAGGAAACATCTATAATGAAAGCGGCTTTGCTAAAGTCTCCAATAAAGAGCTACAGGATTAGCAAAATACACGATATTTAAACACACATATGCAGGCATTTTAGGTCAAGACGGTTCCTCCTACTTTGTTTATACATCCATAAATTCTCGGTTCGTGCGATTCCATTGCATATACTTAGTTTATAGACATAATTGAGGTCGGCACACGTACATACAACGAACAGCAAATAGGTTATACGACTGGCACGGCTGGGTTCGGATCCCGGCCGTGATTGAGTATACTTTATAGGATAATACTGTTAGGACTGGGTCCGGATCATGATGTATCCGAATCTATAGGATGCTGCAGGAGCTCTTTTCGCGAAACGGATTCACCTTCTGGGTGAAGCCGCTGAGTAGGCAGTCCTCTTCCTCGTGCTCCAACATGTACTTCATCATCAAGGAGCAGGCCACCGAGACGGGCATTcgctccatctccatttcccgCCGTAGCTGCAAGTTGATGGAGCGCTGCTGTTGCAAATTAGCAGCCATTATGTCCAGGACGGCTGTCTCCGCGAGACCTATGGTGGTTGCTGGTATGCTAATGCTGCTGTAATGTCCCTGATTTAACTTAAGTTgtgttttttcaaaattctcTGGTATTGTAATCTAGAAATATGCGCACTACTTCTCCTTGCTgctaatatatatttttttgggggggctgaaaaatcaatatttaacaAAGTGTGACCGCGTCGAGAATGGTGCTTTTATTTTCCGACTTTTCCCAGCCGTTTTTCAAAAGCTTTTCGCGGGCTGTGGGTAAAGAtccaactttttttttgaatctTTAAACCCGTTCGCAGGTAGATTTATTTTAATCTATACGAAGATGAAACGGTTGGCAGtcaatataaaaataaaattgaacgAGAGTAACTGATTTGTTGTACGTGTCCTATTGattaactttaatttgaattataGTTTTTTTGTTCAATGTTTTGAACAcctttcattttatttattgcaaaaatatataatatattattctCTGAgtttacaactttttccatttaatgttACTTATGTGAGCATGCTGGAATTAAAAGCggagttaaaa
This genomic window contains:
- the LOC120447102 gene encoding PSME3-interacting protein, which codes for MSSGFVTEAEAAEQRQRRQEEWERVRQPEDPLERPEEPYDGRSLYERLKQNKDKKDMEYEEAHKLKNLIRGLDDDEVQFLELVDAHKMHAERQQMRDEELELKDFRNRVEKLQEESVDKKLQAELKTTAKSGGASVGRSTQKTLLGQGIKRKNGELPTTSKVAKITEDEVVQTATNEATKDPADKTTNTTFTTNKYNQGALKCIAVLPGIGSYTESSDSEASTDEEEPDICSRTDLCGRKIPKKKQCTE
- the LOC120447105 gene encoding guanine nucleotide-binding protein subunit gamma-1, coding for MAANLQQQRSINLQLRREMEMERMPVSVACSLMMKYMLEHEEEDCLLSGFTQKVNPFREKSSCSIL
- the LOC120447101 gene encoding nucleolar GTP-binding protein 2 gives rise to the protein MPKVRSTPGKPRTQGFNHSNHSMNPERPKSGLKGVAHPRTKGTIKRLQMYRNFKAKRDRTGKILTPAPFQGRLPAGTMARVEPTPKWFSNSRVISQTALQKFQDEIGKAVKDPYQVIMKPSQLPVTLLNEAAKYKRVHLLDTESFDSTFGPKKQRKRVSLKVRDLEDLSKAADDQADKYDSAKDLDLIREDTGEKKAVRDWVFGAGQSKRIWNELHKVVDASDVLLQVLDARDPMGTRSKYIEEFLRKEKPHKHLFFILNKVDLVPVWVTQRWVAILSAEYPTIAFHASLQHPFGKGALINLFRQLGKLHLDKKQISVGFIGYPNVGKSSVINALRSKKVCKVAPIAGETKVWQYITLMKRIFLIDCPGVVYPTAETDTEKVLKGVVRVELVTNPEDYVDSLLKRVRPEYISKNYKIEHWNTSTHFLEQLAQKTGKLLKGGEPDVTVTARMVLNDWQRGKLPFYVPPEGFAVPKSQEGKQEEVVAEEPNEDARSEAPTFVSESVKKAREFKQIQDFRKIRVGLEYEQQDVKDLDHIDLELLEQQKAERAARKKARIHNLGEEEEESSDGADEFYSEDEYNEDLQRVVHKKAKSKKPQQLAITSSGKFRVAKIQPGDSDDAGSSDDDGPSTSKAPRLTAKQKRSLERSQKRKKIGSNFYETTNVKNRNRNKKKDT
- the LOC120447103 gene encoding uncharacterized protein LOC120447103, giving the protein MFRISCSTLAWTMRPSKSLSANPYFVFLDHFRINLQKRDIYQLKPISLAQIAGRKWREMTVAQKSVFVQIAEINRARIKGRGRPRVPVGGVRRCRIKRVHRDCSF